ATATGCCAATATGGAAAAGCTTTAGCGTTGCAACTCTGACAACAATCATGGCCATTATCATTGCTGCACCAGCATCATACGTAATTTCTAGAATGCCAAAAAGTATAGGTTACATGATTATTTTAGGACTATTATTTACAAGAATGTTTCCTGATGTTGGTATAGCATTACCTATAGCAACTCGATTCGTATCTTGGCAATTGACGGATACAACTTTTGGGTTGATCCTCGCACATTTAATACCTAATTTACCGTTTTTGGCTTGGATTTTAGTAGGTACTTTTCAGGTTATACCTAGAGATGTGGAAAAATCAGCGATGATAGATGGTGCAGGAAGAATAACAACACTTCGTAAAATTATATTTCCAATCGCAGCACCTGGAATTGCTGTAGGGGCCATGTTTGTATGGTTGAATTCTTGGAATGAGTTTTTATATGCTAGATATTTAACTACCGTTGAAGGGACGTTGCCTATTAAAACATTTGAAATTATAACAACTGGTAGTTATTTTACAGCGGCAGCGTATTCTACGATTCTTACAATTCCGATTATTATTATAACGTTCTATTTACAAAGGTATTTAAAATCTGGGATGTTATCGGGTGCTGTAAAGTAAATTTTACTTTCAAAAAATTAGCAAAAACAGGGGGAAAACAAAATGAAGTTTAATAAAATGTTTTTATCTATTTTAGCGGTTATCTTTATATTTGGTGTAGCGATCGTTGGTTGTTCTACAGCAGATGATGAGGTCCAAGCACCAACTGATAATGAAAATACCGAACAGCCAGCAACTGAGAATGAACCACCTGCTGATTCGAATACATTACGTGTTGCTTTCGGTATGGCGGAAACAGAATGGGATTTATTTAATAATGAAATATTACCTGCATTTGAATCTGAAACAGGTATAAAGATTGAGGCAGTTGAATTAAAAGCTGAAGATTTAATAAACAGTCTTACTGCACAAGTAGAATCAGGGCAAATAAATATAGATATGTTTGCTCAAGATATCAATAATTTATCTGGATTAGTGACTAGAGATTTAGTTGAAGATTTATCGCAATATAATGGACAAATTCCCGAAGCTGTCATTCCTGGGATGTTAGAAGCAACTGAATTCGATGGAAAAAGATTGTTTTTACCTTATCGTCCAAATGTAGAAATTGCTTTCTATAACGAGAGTAAATTTAGTGAGTTAGGTTTAGAGGTGCCAACTACTTGGGAGGAACTACTAAATGTTGCAAAAGAAACGAATGATGCAACTGGTCAAGGACGAGTAGCAATCAAAGCAAATTTACAAGCGGATAACATCTTGCATATGTTTGATTTTATTAAACAAGCAGGTGGTGATCCTTACACATTAAATGATGAAGGAAGTGTACAAGCTTTTGAATTTTTACAGGAACTATATCCGTATTTAAATGAGCAGAGTTCAACAGCAGCTTGGGACACGATGAATGAATACTTATTAAAAGATAGCGTATATCTTGGAACAAACTGGCCATTTTACATTCCTGAATTTCATAATCAAGGAAAAGATGAAATAAAAGCGTATAGTGGATGGAGTGGACCTGTGAAAGAGTCACATGTATTAGGTGGAGAAGTGATTGGTATTCCTAAAGGATCTACAAAAGTTGATGAAGCTATCCAGTTTGCAGAATTTTTAATGTCTAAAGATGTGCAGGAATTACTTGTGAGCGAATTAGCCTGGCCTTCTGTTAGATCTGATGCATATGGTTTAGTTCAAGGGTACCAAGAACCATATTTTGAAGCTATACAACAAGCGTTAAATTATGCAGAACCGAGAGGGAATGAACCATACTGGACTGATGCAGAGCCAATCTATTTAGAAGTGTTCCAAAAAATTGTTGTGAATGGTGAGGATGTTAAAGCAAATTTAGATGAAGCAGCAGGAAAATTAAATGCATTAAAATAAATTGTTAATATAGACATACTTTCTCTAACCTCCATTAAATAGATGAAGAACTATCTATTTTGGAGGTTTTTTCTGTTACAGACATGCATATGATAATAGTATAAGAATGACTGTAAGGAGGGGAGAGTCATTTTGAATAAAAGATCGCACCGGATGATTTATTTAACGATGTTTATTGTTTTTATAAATGTAATTCTTGTATTACTTCTTATTATTCCTCAAAATCATCACCAACCATCACATATAAAAGAAGGTAGTGAAGCAGCTTATATCGTGGAATGGACGGAGGAAGTTCCTGTTAATTCCCTATTAGATAGGTCTGAATATAAAAAGAAAGGTGATACATATTTTGTGACATTAGAAAAGCAATTGGTTGATTCAAAAATTGATGGAGAGATCTTAATTGAAACCTTTCAGGAATTTGAGATTTATAAGAACCAATATGGAGAAGTGGTTCAGATTATTCCAACATCAAATTTTGATTATTTACGATATTCAATAACTCAATAATATGAAAAAGAAAGTACCTTTTATTACTATGGTGGTAAGAAAGGTTCTTTTTGTATGTAGATATTTAACGTTAATACGATAAAATAATAATTAGATGTTAACTTAATGTCTGATAAAATAACATCAAGTTGCATGATTTATACTGAAATGTGGTGAGATTCTAACATTTATGTTAAAATTAATGATAGTGCGTCTGAATGATGATAACTTATGAGACTGTAAGTATGAAAGGAAGTAATAAAATGATGAGTATAAAAAATAATAGACAATTAACTACAAGAGAGAAGATATTAAAGGCTAGTCTTAAGTTGTTTTCTGAAAATGGTTACAAGGGTGCAACATTAAAAAAAATTGCACTTGAAGCAGGTGTTACAGAAATGACAGTATTCAGAATTTTTGAAACAAAAGAAAAGATTTATGAAGAGATCATGGGTACATTTAAATCTTCTTTACCAATTTTAAGAAATTATATTGAAAATGAAGCAACATATGAACTGGAAGTAGATTTGAAGGAAATTACCAAGTTGTTTTATAATCAATTGCTAGATAACGCCCAAATAATGATGATTATTTTTAAAGAGAAGGATATAAAATCTGTTATATCAGATAAAAGTTTACTGGAGATAAGATACTTATTCATTCATTATTTTGACGAATTGAAAAACAAAGGAATAATAAGAGAAGATATCGACTCAGATAATCTAACATTTACTTTTATAACTTCTATACTAGGTTCTTTCTTAACACGACAAAGATTTTTAGATATTTCATTACCACCTCAAGATCATCTCATAGAAGTAATGATGCCTATTTTAATAAGAGGAATTCAATCTTAAATAAATTGAAATTCCCTTCAATATCCCTAAATTATTTTAAACAATACCGGATTAACCCCCGTATTTTGGACATAATCTCTCTTTTTCTAACGGCTTCTT
The window above is part of the Chengkuizengella sp. SCS-71B genome. Proteins encoded here:
- a CDS encoding carbohydrate ABC transporter permease — translated: MNKLTSDRIFKFISFPLLLLIAFMMIFPVYILVKVSISEPSEVNTDHPTFLVHDITLEHWKNIILTDKKTDSGQIVYKINMDELTVESEKKEQIIITPDEQYTINGVTRKLTFIDGKTYKLNRTELQKVRDVSTTKKIFFGEETIQKLYMPIWKSFSVATLTTIMAIIIAAPASYVISRMPKSIGYMIILGLLFTRMFPDVGIALPIATRFVSWQLTDTTFGLILAHLIPNLPFLAWILVGTFQVIPRDVEKSAMIDGAGRITTLRKIIFPIAAPGIAVGAMFVWLNSWNEFLYARYLTTVEGTLPIKTFEIITTGSYFTAAAYSTILTIPIIIITFYLQRYLKSGMLSGAVK
- a CDS encoding extracellular solute-binding protein, which translates into the protein MKFNKMFLSILAVIFIFGVAIVGCSTADDEVQAPTDNENTEQPATENEPPADSNTLRVAFGMAETEWDLFNNEILPAFESETGIKIEAVELKAEDLINSLTAQVESGQINIDMFAQDINNLSGLVTRDLVEDLSQYNGQIPEAVIPGMLEATEFDGKRLFLPYRPNVEIAFYNESKFSELGLEVPTTWEELLNVAKETNDATGQGRVAIKANLQADNILHMFDFIKQAGGDPYTLNDEGSVQAFEFLQELYPYLNEQSSTAAWDTMNEYLLKDSVYLGTNWPFYIPEFHNQGKDEIKAYSGWSGPVKESHVLGGEVIGIPKGSTKVDEAIQFAEFLMSKDVQELLVSELAWPSVRSDAYGLVQGYQEPYFEAIQQALNYAEPRGNEPYWTDAEPIYLEVFQKIVVNGEDVKANLDEAAGKLNALK
- a CDS encoding TetR/AcrR family transcriptional regulator, encoding MMITYETVSMKGSNKMMSIKNNRQLTTREKILKASLKLFSENGYKGATLKKIALEAGVTEMTVFRIFETKEKIYEEIMGTFKSSLPILRNYIENEATYELEVDLKEITKLFYNQLLDNAQIMMIIFKEKDIKSVISDKSLLEIRYLFIHYFDELKNKGIIREDIDSDNLTFTFITSILGSFLTRQRFLDISLPPQDHLIEVMMPILIRGIQS